Proteins from one Larimichthys crocea isolate SSNF chromosome XX, L_crocea_2.0, whole genome shotgun sequence genomic window:
- the phlda1 gene encoding pleckstrin homology-like domain family A member 1, whose amino-acid sequence MLENGRKVFKEGLLEKRSDGLLQLWKKKHCVLTEDGVLLLPPKQHDQPHHHQPHHGGGDSGKVKELHFANMKTVDCVERKGKYVYFTVVMTEGKEIDFRCPQDEGWNAEITLQMVQYKNRQAILAVKSTRQKQQLLVVQMPGQKTIRSSPNVA is encoded by the coding sequence ATGCTGGAAAACGGGAGGAAGGTGTTCAAGGAGGGTCTGCTGGAGAAGCGGAGCGACgggctgctgcagctctggaAGAAGAAACACTGCGTCCTGACCGAGGACggcgtgctgctgctgccgcccaAACAGCACGACCAGCCGCATCACCACCAGCCGCACCACGGCGGCGGGGACTCGGGCAAAGTCAAGGAGCTGCACTTCGCCAACATGAAGACGGTGGACTGCGTGGAGCGCAAGGGCAAGTACGTGTACTTCACGGTGGTAATGACGGAGGGGAAGGAGATCGACTTCAGGTGCCCGCAGGACGAAGGCTGGAACGCGGAGATCACCTTGCAGATGGTCCAGTATAAGAACCGGCAGGCGATCCTGGCCGTCAAGTCCACCcggcagaagcagcagctgctcgTCGTGCAGATGCCCGGCCAGAAGACGATCCGCAGCTCGCCAAACGTTGCGTGA